Proteins encoded within one genomic window of Thioploca ingrica:
- a CDS encoding tol-pal system beta propeller repeat protein TolB, protein MRIFVFFLLIYMCLLKPVYAILTIEVTANAEEGGAPPIAIVPFGVSANTPPPQDIAGIVSSDLHRSGRFSPMSASSLPERPSYAHQVTFSNWQAAGVPYLVIGRISGGSLSGYTVEFELFDVYKGTRLIGFQYPATVQTLRQVAHQISDKIYNALLGVRGVFGTRIVYVTLQGRGKQKEYQLQVADADGANPRLMLRSDEPIFSPTWSPDGRRIAYVTYENRGSDKKMAIYVQEVQTGRRLRISDKRGLNAAPAWSPDGTRLAVTLSHEGNPEIYVFNLLTGALTRLTHDPAIDTEPEWAPDGQSLVFTSDRVGNQPQIYRMAADGSQVQRLTFKGNYNARARFSPDGNRLALLHSSGQGYRIASLDLGSGNLKILSQTSLDESPSFAPNGDMIIYATGSELAAVSSDGSVRQRLVVNLGEEVREPAWSPFSY, encoded by the coding sequence ATGCGTATTTTTGTCTTCTTTTTATTGATTTACATGTGTTTATTAAAACCAGTCTATGCTATTCTAACCATTGAGGTTACCGCCAATGCAGAAGAAGGAGGAGCACCTCCCATTGCCATTGTCCCCTTTGGCGTATCCGCTAATACTCCACCACCACAGGATATAGCCGGCATTGTGTCCAGTGATTTACATCGTAGTGGTCGCTTTTCGCCTATGTCAGCCTCTAGTCTACCAGAACGCCCAAGCTACGCACATCAGGTGACTTTCTCCAATTGGCAAGCCGCCGGTGTTCCTTATTTAGTGATTGGGCGGATTAGCGGTGGGAGTTTGAGCGGTTATACCGTTGAATTTGAATTATTTGATGTTTATAAAGGCACCCGTTTAATTGGATTTCAATATCCAGCCACCGTCCAAACCCTACGACAAGTTGCTCATCAAATTAGTGATAAAATTTATAATGCTCTGCTTGGCGTGCGAGGTGTATTTGGTACCCGAATTGTCTATGTGACCTTACAAGGTCGTGGTAAGCAAAAAGAATATCAACTCCAGGTTGCCGATGCCGATGGCGCTAATCCACGCTTGATGTTGCGCTCAGACGAACCCATTTTTTCACCCACTTGGTCACCCGATGGGCGGCGGATTGCCTATGTGACCTATGAAAACCGGGGAAGTGATAAAAAAATGGCTATTTATGTTCAAGAAGTTCAGACTGGACGACGGCTGCGCATTTCTGATAAACGTGGACTTAACGCCGCTCCGGCTTGGTCACCCGATGGAACTCGTTTAGCCGTCACTTTATCCCATGAAGGCAATCCCGAAATCTATGTTTTTAATTTACTTACCGGTGCCTTAACTCGTTTAACTCATGATCCAGCGATTGATACTGAGCCGGAATGGGCACCTGATGGACAATCACTGGTATTTACCTCAGACCGCGTTGGTAATCAGCCGCAGATTTATCGTATGGCTGCGGATGGTAGCCAAGTACAACGGTTAACTTTTAAAGGCAATTACAATGCACGTGCTCGTTTTTCGCCGGATGGGAATCGATTAGCATTATTACATAGCAGCGGTCAAGGTTATCGAATTGCCTCATTGGATTTGGGGAGTGGTAACTTAAAAATCTTGAGTCAAACGAGTTTAGACGAATCACCGAGTTTTGCTCCCAATGGCGATATGATCAT
- a CDS encoding protein TolA has protein sequence MWDKTISFFNALIIHVLLLIVVIFNVEWPLKPHVIPPKPEHIIQAMAMDEKQVLNAVSYFKAQQHNENKTQKTQYVELEKQINNVERTVEKEARRLDKLREQKQREQQRLAQLEQQRRNETAQLDKSKRQQIEQARLKQEAKARREREEALRDELEQAERERNQHLEKKQELQKKEEAKSLAEQKKLEKKKQAEKQARLAKEEEKRKAAEQKTAEKKRKLAEKKAAQAEEKKRKAAEQKATEKAEKQRKSAEQKAEREAEEKKRQAAEQQAAREAEEKRKAAEQAAEEKRKAAEAASQKNDKQRIGRVKASVEGKVQRIWRSNPPRGENYRGLSCIVNIFISENGHVTKVTVVKGSGNRIFDDFAKRAAQRASPLPIPKDLVGEFNPVQSTFKLVD, from the coding sequence ATGTGGGATAAGACAATTTCATTTTTCAATGCACTTATTATTCATGTGCTGCTACTCATTGTGGTTATTTTTAATGTAGAATGGCCTTTAAAACCGCACGTAATACCACCTAAGCCGGAGCATATTATCCAAGCCATGGCGATGGATGAAAAGCAAGTATTAAACGCAGTTAGCTATTTTAAAGCTCAACAACACAATGAAAATAAAACCCAAAAAACTCAATATGTTGAATTAGAAAAGCAAATAAACAATGTTGAACGTACTGTAGAAAAGGAAGCACGACGCTTAGATAAACTACGCGAACAAAAACAACGAGAACAACAACGTTTAGCCCAATTAGAACAGCAACGCCGCAATGAAACAGCTCAGTTGGATAAGTCCAAACGTCAACAAATTGAACAAGCACGATTAAAACAAGAAGCTAAAGCAAGAAGGGAAAGAGAAGAAGCACTACGAGATGAATTGGAACAAGCCGAACGCGAACGAAACCAACATTTAGAAAAAAAGCAAGAATTGCAGAAAAAAGAGGAAGCTAAAAGCCTTGCCGAGCAAAAGAAGTTAGAGAAAAAGAAACAAGCTGAAAAACAAGCCCGTTTAGCTAAAGAGGAAGAAAAACGCAAAGCGGCGGAACAAAAAACCGCCGAAAAGAAACGCAAGCTAGCAGAGAAAAAAGCGGCTCAAGCTGAGGAAAAGAAACGTAAAGCCGCAGAGCAAAAAGCAACTGAAAAAGCTGAGAAACAACGGAAATCGGCCGAACAAAAAGCTGAGCGAGAGGCAGAAGAAAAGAAGCGCCAAGCCGCAGAACAACAAGCCGCTCGCGAAGCCGAGGAAAAACGTAAAGCGGCTGAGCAAGCAGCCGAGGAAAAACGTAAAGCGGCCGAGGCAGCTAGTCAAAAAAATGACAAACAACGTATAGGACGAGTAAAAGCTAGTGTTGAAGGGAAAGTACAGAGGATTTGGAGGAGTAATCCTCCTCGAGGGGAAAATTATCGCGGGTTGTCTTGCATAGTAAACATTTTCATTAGTGAAAATGGTCATGTAACTAAAGTAACTGTTGTTAAAGGAAGTGGTAATCGTATTTTCGATGATTTCGCGAAACGTGCAGCCCAGCGAGCATCACCTTTACCAATACCTAAAGATTTAGTGGGAGAATTTAATCCGGTTCAATCTACATTTAAACTTGTCGATTAG
- a CDS encoding protein TolR: MAYTRARRHRMNEMNVVPYIDVMLVLLIIFMITSPLLTRSVEVELPTVKKAETVVPEQNRFVIVTVDAQGQLFLDEDKEPISTEALLTRVTAVMRLNPNSQVLVAGDSQLAYGKVVKVMSLLRETGVEKVGLLTKPLNQ; this comes from the coding sequence ATGGCATATACTCGTGCTCGCCGTCACCGCATGAACGAAATGAATGTGGTGCCTTATATTGATGTCATGTTAGTGTTATTAATCATTTTTATGATTACTTCTCCCCTACTCACTCGAAGTGTTGAAGTGGAGTTACCGACCGTTAAGAAAGCTGAAACAGTGGTACCGGAACAAAATCGTTTCGTGATCGTGACTGTGGATGCTCAAGGACAATTATTTTTAGATGAAGACAAGGAACCGATTTCGACAGAAGCTTTGCTTACCCGAGTCACTGCCGTCATGCGTCTTAACCCTAATTCACAAGTTTTAGTGGCTGGAGATAGCCAATTAGCTTATGGAAAAGTCGTTAAAGTCATGTCATTACTCAGAGAAACTGGCGTTGAAAAAGTGGGATTGCTTACCAAACCTTTAAATCAATAA
- a CDS encoding protein TolQ, whose protein sequence is MANLSLIQLVLDASLLVQMVMLLLLLISIYSWSLILRKGRYLKKARRAADDFEDRFWKGKDLNALYSRVCSTNDEPTGMEGIFTSGYMEFVRLRKQLNMSPSALLEGSQRAMRVVLHREVDEMDADLTSLATVGSVSPYIGLFGTVWGIMNSFHALGGMQQVTLAMVAPGISEALIATAMGLFAAIPAVMAYNHYVEDIERLTTRYDTFLDEFTGILQRQAHTITLVNSN, encoded by the coding sequence ATGGCCAACTTATCACTTATACAATTAGTGTTAGACGCTAGTTTGCTTGTGCAAATGGTGATGCTATTGTTATTACTTATTTCCATTTATTCTTGGAGCCTGATTTTGCGTAAAGGTCGCTACTTGAAAAAGGCACGTCGTGCCGCAGATGACTTTGAAGATCGCTTTTGGAAAGGCAAAGATTTGAATGCACTTTACAGTCGAGTTTGTAGCACCAATGATGAACCCACTGGGATGGAAGGTATTTTCACTTCCGGTTATATGGAATTTGTTCGCTTGCGTAAACAACTCAATATGAGTCCTTCTGCCCTATTGGAGGGTTCGCAACGCGCTATGCGAGTCGTGTTGCATCGCGAAGTCGATGAAATGGATGCGGATTTAACCTCATTAGCCACCGTGGGCTCGGTTAGCCCCTATATTGGCTTATTTGGTACGGTTTGGGGCATTATGAATTCATTTCATGCCTTGGGTGGCATGCAACAAGTGACTTTAGCGATGGTGGCACCGGGTATTTCAGAAGCCTTAATTGCGACGGCAATGGGTTTATTTGCCGCTATTCCGGCAGTCATGGCTTACAACCATTATGTGGAAGATATCGAACGCTTAACCACCCGCTACGATACTTTTCTAGATGAATTTACGGGCATCTTACAACGTCAAGCCCATACCATCACCCTAGTCAATAGTAACTAA
- a CDS encoding 4-hydroxybenzoyl-CoA thioesterase: MMKEFALPIRIYYEDTDAGGIVYHANYLKYMERARMEWLRKLGFELTDLMQQYNLVIVVRRIAIDYFRPALFNEALDITVQLHKLGKASMTLQQQVVRQGDILCMAQVKLAAINVVNMRPQPYPTTLFSALQEINK; this comes from the coding sequence ATGATGAAAGAATTTGCTTTACCGATCCGGATTTATTATGAAGACACCGATGCCGGTGGAATTGTTTACCATGCGAATTATCTCAAGTATATGGAACGTGCTCGCATGGAATGGTTGCGGAAATTAGGATTTGAATTAACTGACTTGATGCAACAATATAATTTAGTTATTGTAGTACGGAGAATTGCGATTGATTATTTTCGACCAGCTTTATTCAATGAAGCACTGGATATCACGGTTCAACTCCACAAATTAGGTAAAGCGAGCATGACATTGCAACAACAAGTGGTACGACAAGGCGATATCCTTTGCATGGCACAGGTTAAATTAGCCGCTATTAATGTCGTTAACATGCGTCCACAACCTTATCCAACCACTTTATTTAGTGCATTGCAAGAAATTAATAAATAA
- a CDS encoding holliday junction DNA helicase, RuvB subunit — translation MTVEIERLISSTHDVEDQAIDRAIRPRRLIDYAGQTRVREQMEIFIPAAKFRGEALDHLLIFGPPGLGKTTLAHIIAHEMEVNIRQTSGPVLERPGDLAALLTHLEPHDVLFIDEIHRLSPVVEEILYPAMEDFQLDIIIGEGPAARSIKLDLPPFTLIGATTRAGLLTSPLRDRFGITQRLEFYNNQDLAAIITRSAHILNVPLDSAGALELAQRSRGTPRIANRLLRRVRDYAQIRANGQITLEVARKALDLLNVDNYGLDMMDRKLLLAIMEKFAGGPVGIDSLAAVLGEEKGTIEDVIEPFLLQQGLLMRTSRGRMVTKLAWQHFGLNPTGSLDLFTTEK, via the coding sequence GTGACTGTTGAAATCGAACGCCTTATTAGCTCCACCCATGATGTTGAAGATCAAGCTATAGATAGAGCTATTCGTCCTCGACGTTTAATTGATTATGCCGGTCAAACTCGGGTTCGCGAACAAATGGAAATTTTTATTCCGGCGGCTAAATTCAGAGGTGAAGCACTGGATCATTTATTAATTTTTGGCCCCCCGGGTTTAGGTAAAACGACGCTAGCACATATTATTGCTCATGAAATGGAGGTCAATATTCGCCAAACCTCGGGACCGGTTTTGGAGCGTCCTGGCGATTTGGCTGCGTTGTTAACTCATTTAGAACCACATGACGTTTTATTTATTGATGAAATTCATCGGTTAAGCCCCGTAGTCGAAGAAATTTTATATCCGGCGATGGAAGATTTTCAACTCGATATTATTATTGGGGAAGGTCCGGCTGCTCGTTCGATTAAGTTAGATTTACCACCGTTTACTCTAATTGGTGCCACGACTCGAGCGGGATTACTCACTTCCCCTTTACGTGATCGGTTTGGTATTACTCAACGACTGGAATTTTATAATAATCAAGACTTAGCGGCTATTATTACTCGCTCTGCCCATATTTTAAATGTTCCCCTGGACTCCGCCGGGGCTTTAGAATTGGCACAGCGTTCCCGAGGCACGCCTCGAATTGCTAATCGCTTACTACGACGGGTACGAGACTATGCTCAAATTCGTGCTAACGGTCAAATTACCTTAGAAGTGGCACGAAAGGCATTAGACTTGCTTAATGTGGATAATTATGGGCTCGATATGATGGATAGAAAATTATTACTCGCGATTATGGAAAAATTTGCTGGTGGCCCCGTTGGAATTGACAGTTTAGCTGCTGTTCTTGGCGAAGAAAAAGGCACCATAGAAGATGTCATTGAGCCATTTTTACTCCAACAAGGTTTATTAATGCGAACTTCAAGGGGACGTATGGTAACGAAATTAGCTTGGCAACATTTTGGTCTTAACCCCACCGGTTCATTAGATTTATTTACCACTGAAAAATAA
- a CDS encoding cytochrome c553, giving the protein MKKLTFAVCILLTTHTIGYATTTAPASAGLVGNAEEGKTKSTNLACVGCHGPDGNSLGPTFPNLAGQHASYIVRQIQAFKSGARSEPSMTPMAMPLTEQDIVDLAAYFSSQTVKMSSASEDSVKSGQKIYRGGNKKTGLPACAGCHGPQGLGNPAANYPALSSQHKEYTVKQLKDYQSGARKPEGNAAIMRDIATKMSEDEMKVVTDYMQGLH; this is encoded by the coding sequence ATGAAGAAATTAACCTTTGCTGTTTGTATTTTATTAACAACTCATACGATTGGTTATGCCACCACTACTGCTCCCGCTTCTGCTGGACTTGTTGGTAATGCCGAAGAGGGTAAAACTAAAAGTACCAATTTAGCCTGTGTGGGCTGTCATGGCCCTGATGGTAATAGCCTTGGACCCACTTTTCCTAACTTAGCTGGACAACATGCCAGTTATATTGTGCGGCAAATACAAGCCTTTAAATCGGGAGCACGCAGTGAACCGAGTATGACACCCATGGCCATGCCGCTCACTGAGCAAGACATAGTCGATTTGGCTGCTTACTTTTCTAGTCAAACCGTTAAAATGAGCTCTGCGAGTGAAGATTCAGTTAAATCAGGGCAAAAAATTTATCGTGGTGGTAATAAAAAAACCGGATTACCCGCTTGTGCTGGTTGTCATGGGCCACAAGGTTTGGGTAATCCGGCCGCGAATTACCCGGCGCTTAGCAGTCAACACAAAGAGTATACCGTAAAACAATTGAAAGATTATCAGAGTGGTGCACGTAAACCCGAAGGTAATGCTGCCATTATGCGTGATATTGCCACCAAGATGTCTGAAGATGAAATGAAAGTAGTCACCGATTATATGCAAGGTTTGCATTAA
- a CDS encoding thiol:disulfide interchange protein DsbA has protein sequence MMKSPCNCLLVVLFASFFFLTQAAYADSKSPSNPYAGKYELVTPPQPTSTPDKVEIVELFWYRCPHCYAFEKFLRKTGWLQKKPNYVEFTHMPAVFDKDNWIPLAKAYYVAESLGVLDKVHLPIFEAIHDKRRNLNDEQALQKLFNEYGVNSEEFTKTYKSFAIETKVNRAKDMTTRYGINGVPVVIVNGKYRLNSEKADGYENMMLVIDYLVEKEHTIMTAARSGAAPK, from the coding sequence ATGATGAAATCGCCTTGTAATTGTTTGTTAGTGGTATTATTCGCCAGTTTTTTTTTCCTAACCCAGGCTGCTTATGCTGACAGTAAGTCACCATCCAACCCCTATGCCGGTAAATACGAATTAGTCACTCCACCGCAACCAACCAGTACACCCGATAAGGTTGAGATTGTTGAACTCTTTTGGTATCGTTGTCCACATTGCTATGCCTTTGAGAAATTCTTAAGGAAAACCGGTTGGTTGCAAAAGAAACCCAATTATGTTGAATTTACTCATATGCCGGCGGTGTTTGATAAAGATAACTGGATACCGCTGGCTAAGGCTTATTATGTTGCTGAATCTTTAGGTGTTTTAGATAAAGTACACCTCCCCATTTTCGAAGCTATCCATGATAAAAGACGCAACTTGAATGATGAGCAAGCCTTGCAAAAACTATTTAATGAATATGGTGTCAATTCGGAGGAGTTTACTAAAACCTATAAGTCTTTTGCGATAGAAACGAAAGTAAATCGCGCTAAAGACATGACTACCCGGTATGGTATTAACGGTGTTCCCGTTGTTATTGTCAATGGCAAATATCGGTTGAATAGTGAAAAAGCCGATGGTTATGAAAACATGATGTTAGTCATTGATTATTTAGTTGAAAAAGAACATACGATTATGACAGCCGCTCGTTCTGGTGCAGCGCCTAAATAA
- a CDS encoding protein involved in sulfur oxidation DsrS: MEQLTPEDNLRLNVLLANQIQAIRIDEAKMVVYGLSAKGDAKVQLHPNCRDEIYLRYVRELISGQILGSPGGYPTYLKRWNRMGQAKSDNLAQLLLLGEPEAVVAVVHAPGLTPELARRAWWALPNSDNARSLLTHSQIAHSEFGQILAHYLVEYLPFEEEAYLIIESVRLVLQPNLIDEVTRQTLWKKGRSKNAYLVGFLWAQPDNLPNLVAARADTSQIKATLAPLVVKENQLAIQLVKVTSSTGQSFLATSEQVLRKPVNQEVVNILFEVMANYFARIRPQSYDDEMNILSLIERAHHGCDTCLDTTSIEQREILALMPKLRETITAMLILSGLGYSILRPIFSHTTAVGSLMRKKLAPVIDPILEQIAILQRHSE, translated from the coding sequence ATGGAACAACTGACGCCTGAAGATAATCTACGCTTGAATGTATTACTCGCTAATCAAATACAAGCTATCCGTATTGATGAAGCAAAAATGGTTGTTTACGGTCTTTCAGCAAAAGGGGATGCCAAAGTGCAATTGCATCCCAATTGCCGTGATGAAATTTATTTACGTTATGTTAGAGAATTAATTTCTGGACAAATTTTAGGTTCACCCGGGGGGTATCCAACTTATTTGAAACGTTGGAACCGCATGGGACAAGCTAAATCTGATAACTTAGCTCAATTATTGTTATTAGGTGAACCCGAAGCGGTGGTAGCCGTCGTACATGCACCCGGTTTAACGCCAGAATTAGCGCGTCGTGCTTGGTGGGCGTTGCCCAATTCCGATAATGCGCGCAGTTTGTTAACCCATAGTCAGATTGCTCATAGTGAATTCGGTCAAATATTAGCACACTATTTGGTTGAATATTTACCCTTTGAAGAAGAGGCTTATCTTATCATTGAATCGGTACGCTTGGTTTTACAGCCCAATTTAATTGATGAAGTCACTCGGCAAACGCTTTGGAAGAAGGGACGCAGTAAAAATGCTTATTTAGTCGGATTTTTGTGGGCACAACCGGATAATTTACCTAATTTAGTAGCGGCTCGTGCTGATACATCGCAAATTAAAGCCACTTTAGCTCCCTTAGTTGTTAAAGAAAACCAACTTGCCATACAATTAGTTAAAGTAACTTCTAGTACCGGTCAATCTTTTTTAGCAACCAGTGAGCAAGTTTTGCGCAAACCGGTTAATCAAGAGGTGGTGAATATTTTATTCGAGGTGATGGCTAATTATTTTGCCCGTATTCGTCCTCAATCTTATGATGATGAAATGAATATTTTAAGTTTGATCGAACGGGCTCATCATGGTTGCGATACTTGTTTGGATACCACTTCGATTGAACAACGCGAGATATTAGCGCTGATGCCAAAATTACGCGAGACGATTACGGCGATGTTAATTTTATCTGGTTTAGGTTATTCAATATTAAGGCCGATTTTTTCCCATACGACGGCTGTTGGAAGTTTAATGCGAAAAAAATTAGCACCCGTAATTGACCCTATTTTGGAACAAATTGCGATTTTACAAAGGCATAGTGAGTGA
- a CDS encoding endoribonuclease L-PSP codes for MVHKVINTPHAPQAIGTYSQAIKVDRTVYLSGQIPLAPSTMTLVNGDMASQIRQVFDNLRAVAQAAGGDLTDVVKLNVFLTDLTHFTLVNEIMADYFQPPYPARAAVGVAALPKGAAVEMDAILVLPA; via the coding sequence ATGGTTCATAAAGTGATTAATACACCTCATGCTCCTCAAGCAATAGGAACTTATTCACAAGCGATTAAAGTCGATAGAACGGTTTATCTGTCTGGACAAATTCCTTTAGCACCCAGTACGATGACTTTGGTGAATGGTGATATGGCTAGTCAAATTCGACAAGTCTTTGATAATTTACGCGCGGTTGCGCAAGCGGCGGGTGGTGATTTAACTGATGTGGTGAAACTCAATGTGTTTTTAACGGATTTAACCCATTTTACTCTGGTTAACGAGATTATGGCGGACTATTTTCAGCCACCCTATCCCGCTCGAGCAGCGGTTGGAGTAGCCGCTTTGCCCAAAGGGGCTGCCGTGGAAATGGACGCTATTTTAGTTCTGCCAGCTTAG
- a CDS encoding ATP-dependent DNA helicase RecG translates to MSLPLTQLPGVSTRIAELFARLGILTVDDLLFHLPLRYEDRTQIKPLATVKVGQTVLIEGTIQASEVKQGKRRSLVCTLSDGSSTIILRFFHFYPAQQHQLQAGAKLRCFGEIRQGYSGLELVHPQYERINYSPVHNPLADHLTPIYPSNAHLNQSVFYTLIEQILTTQDIVDYIPIQIQHQFKLLPLTTALQLLHQPPPTVALAALQSSTHPARRRLAFEELLAHHLSLYTLRAQAYHRQAPSLNNRGQLGQQLLAQLPFQLTAAQQKVYAEITTDLRATHPMQRLVQGDVGSGKTIVAALSALQAIESGYQVAVMAPTELLSEQHMRTFSQWLQPFAIEIVWLTGSLTKKKRDQALANLASGQAALAIGTHALFQKEVEFARLGLVIIDEQHRFGVHQRLALRNKGSSSGYYPHQLIMTATPIPRTLAMTAYADLDTSIIDELPPGRTPVNTAVIPNTRREEVIERIRYACQQEDRQAYWVCTLIEESEVLQYQAAKDTAEQLHQALPQLRIGIIHGRMKAKEKEKVMAQFQGGQIDLLVATTVIEVGVDVPNASLMIIENAERLGLAQLHQLRGRVGRGVLPSYCVLLYQLPLSDIAKSRLATIRDTHDGFAIAQKDLEIRGPGEVLGTRQTGTMNLRIADLQRDQDLLSDIIHAAKMLFNEYPEHCQHLIQRWVKEGLHYGEV, encoded by the coding sequence ATGAGTTTACCCCTCACTCAGTTACCGGGCGTTAGTACCAGAATTGCTGAACTATTCGCACGGCTTGGTATCCTCACGGTAGACGATTTATTGTTTCACTTACCGTTACGTTATGAGGATCGAACTCAAATTAAGCCACTGGCTACCGTTAAAGTGGGACAAACCGTTTTAATTGAGGGAACCATCCAAGCCAGCGAGGTAAAACAAGGTAAGCGACGTTCTTTAGTTTGTACTTTATCTGATGGTTCAAGTACGATTATCTTGCGGTTTTTTCACTTTTATCCAGCACAACAACATCAATTACAAGCGGGTGCTAAATTGCGTTGCTTTGGTGAGATTCGGCAAGGTTACTCTGGTTTAGAATTGGTGCATCCGCAGTATGAGCGTATTAATTATTCTCCCGTTCACAATCCATTAGCAGATCATCTCACGCCGATTTATCCCAGTAATGCCCATTTAAATCAATCGGTTTTCTATACCCTCATTGAACAAATTTTAACTACACAAGACATTGTTGATTATATTCCGATTCAAATACAACATCAGTTTAAATTATTACCGTTAACAACCGCCTTACAACTGCTGCATCAGCCCCCGCCGACGGTGGCTTTAGCCGCATTGCAAAGTAGTACCCATCCCGCTCGACGACGACTGGCTTTTGAAGAATTACTGGCTCACCACTTAAGTTTATATACCCTCCGTGCCCAAGCTTATCATCGTCAGGCACCCAGTCTGAATAACCGTGGACAATTAGGACAACAATTATTAGCCCAGTTACCTTTTCAATTAACCGCAGCACAACAAAAGGTTTATGCTGAAATTACGACCGATTTACGTGCGACTCACCCCATGCAACGATTAGTACAAGGTGATGTGGGTTCTGGTAAAACTATCGTCGCAGCGCTCAGTGCTTTACAAGCGATTGAGTCAGGTTATCAGGTCGCGGTCATGGCACCAACCGAATTACTTTCTGAACAACATATGCGTACCTTTAGCCAATGGTTACAACCTTTTGCGATTGAAATCGTTTGGCTAACCGGTAGCCTAACCAAAAAAAAACGCGATCAAGCTTTAGCCAACTTAGCCAGTGGACAAGCCGCATTAGCCATCGGTACCCACGCCTTATTTCAAAAAGAAGTTGAATTTGCGCGCTTAGGTTTAGTCATTATCGATGAACAACACCGTTTTGGTGTTCATCAACGGTTAGCTTTACGCAATAAAGGCAGTAGCAGCGGTTATTATCCTCATCAGTTGATTATGACCGCTACCCCTATTCCTAGAACTTTAGCGATGACGGCTTATGCCGATTTAGATACTTCTATTATTGATGAACTACCCCCGGGTCGTACCCCAGTCAATACCGCTGTCATTCCCAACACCCGCCGCGAAGAAGTGATTGAGCGAATTCGCTATGCGTGTCAACAAGAAGATCGTCAAGCTTATTGGGTTTGCACTTTAATCGAGGAATCTGAAGTTTTGCAATATCAAGCGGCGAAAGACACCGCCGAACAATTACACCAAGCATTACCACAGTTACGGATTGGAATTATTCATGGTCGGATGAAAGCCAAAGAAAAAGAAAAAGTCATGGCTCAATTTCAGGGAGGACAAATTGATCTACTGGTTGCTACCACGGTGATTGAAGTGGGTGTCGATGTACCGAATGCCAGTTTAATGATTATTGAAAATGCCGAACGGTTAGGTTTGGCTCAACTTCATCAGCTACGCGGGCGGGTTGGTAGAGGCGTTTTGCCCAGTTATTGCGTGTTACTTTATCAACTTCCTTTAAGTGATATAGCTAAATCTCGCTTAGCGACCATCCGTGATACCCACGATGGTTTTGCGATCGCCCAAAAAGATCTGGAAATCCGCGGTCCGGGTGAAGTACTGGGAACCCGTCAAACCGGCACGATGAACTTAAGAATTGCTGATTTACAACGGGATCAAGACTTATTGAGCGATATTATCCACGCCGCTAAAATGTTATTCAACGAATATCCCGAACATTGTCAACATCTCATTCAACGTTGGGTAAAAGAAGGATTGCATTACGGAGAAGTTTAA